In the genome of Acidovorax sp. 69, the window ATGAAACCGGTTTCATAACCACATCGGGGATTACCCGCATCCTGGAGAAATGGGGCTCAGAGCAGGTCAGAAAGCACACAGCCCACACCGGCCAGGCGCGTGGGTGAAAATGCCGCATGCCTTCTTTCCACCCCGAACCCCCTTACACCCACGGCCAGGCCGAACGCACTGCGGTGCTGCTGTGCAACCTGGGCACGCCCGACGAACCCACGGCCCCCGCCGTGCGCCGCTATCTGGCGCAGTTTTTGGGCGACCACCGCGTGGTGGAGATCCCCAGACTGGTGTGGTGGCCCATCCTGCACGGCATCATCCTGCGCACCCGCCCTGCCAAATCAGCCGCCAAATACGCCAGTGTGTGGACGCCCGAGGGCTCGCCCCTGGCCCACTGGACGGCCAAGCAGGCCACGCTGCTGCGCGGCTGGCTGGGCGAAGCGGGCCACGCGGTGCTGGTGCGCCACGCCATGCGCTATGGCAACCCGTCCATCGCAAGCCAGCTGGATGCATTAAAGGCCGAGGGCGCCACACGCATCCTGATCCTGCCGCTGTACCCGCAGTATTCGGCCACCACCACAGCCAGCGTGTTCGACGCCGTCTACACCTGGGCTGCCGCCACGCGCAACGTGCCCGAGCTGCGTTTTGTGAACCGCTATCACGATGCCCCCGGCTACATCGACGCGCTGGCCCGCACCATCGAAACGCACTGGAAGACCCACGGCCAGCCCGACCAGCTGGTCATGAGTTTTCACGGCGTGCCAGAGCGCACGCTGCACCTGGGCGACCCCTACCACTGCGAGGCGCGCAAGACCGGCCGCCTGCTGGCCGAGCGCCTGGGCCTGCGCGAGGAGCGCTATCGCATCACCTTCCAGTCACGTTTTGGCAAAGCCAAGTGGCTGGAGCCCTACACCCAGCCCACCATCGAGGCGCTGGGCAAGGCGGGCACACGGCGGATAGACGTGGTATGCCCTGGCTTCACCAGTGACTGCCTGGAGACGCTGGAAGAAATCAACATGGAAGTGCGCGAGGCGTTTTTGCACGCGGGCGGCCAGGAGTTCCACTACATCCCCTGCCTGAACGACAACCCCTACTGGATCACCGCGCTCAGCCGCGTGGCCCAGCAACACCTGGCGGGCTGGCCCACCGAGGCGCCCACCTCCGCCGCGCTGGCCGACGCACGCAGCCACGCGCTGGCGGGCGGCGCACCAGCCGGTGCCTGCCCGGTGGCGCACTGACCGTCGCCGCACCGGAACAGACGCCACAGCGAACACTACACTTTTGATAGCAACCAGGGCACATAGCACTAGCGAATTTGCCCGTTTTGACTCATATTTTGGTGAATCGGCGTTGCAAAGCCCCCAATGGCCTCACGCCGCCACCACCCCACACACGCACCCATGCCCGCCTTTGCCCTCGCCTCCCACCAGCTTCGGCTGACCATTGCCCCCGAATCGCTGGGTTTTGCCAGCACGGCCGAGTTGCAAGACCTGCCCCTGCCCTGGATCGGGCAAGAGCGCGCGCAGGCTGCCGCGCAGTTTGGTCTGGCCATGCAGCAGCCCGACTACCACCTATTTGTGCTGGGCGAGGTGGGCAGCGGGCGCGCGTCTCTGCTGCGCCAGGCAATGCACGAGGCGGCCACCGCGCGCCCGGTGCCGCCCGACCTGTGCTACCTGCACCACTTCGACAGCCCCGACCGCCCCCGCGCCCTGCGCCTGCCCGCAGGCCAGGGCCGCCAGCTGCGCTTGGGGCTGGCCGACATGGCGCGCAGCCTGCAGGCCGACATCCCCAAACGCCTGGCCCATCCCGATTTCAAGGCCGAGGCTGAGCGCATCGAAAAGACCTGGCAAACGCAGGAGAGCGAAGCCTTTGCGGTGCTGGACGCGTTTGCCGAGGCCCGCCAGTTCCGCCTGACGCGCGAGGCGGGGCACATGGTGTTCACCCTCGCAGGCCCCAAGGGCCAGTCGCTGACCGAAAACGAAGCCCGCGCCCTGCCCCGCGAACGACGCGCCGAGATCGATGCGGCTGAGCAGGAGCTGCGCACCGAAATCACCCGCTTCCTCGAATCCACCCGCCCGCTGGAGCGCGCCCGCGACGACGCACTGGCCACCCTGCGCCGCCAGACCGTCAAGCCCTTGGTGGATCACCCGCTGCAGGAGATCCGCCAGGGCCTGCGCAAGCAGATCAAGGATTCCGTCAAGCTCACGCAGTGGCTGGACCAGGTGGAGCGCACCGTGCTCGACCACATCGATCTGTTCGAGCCCGGCGATACAGAACAAAATGCCGACGCCGAGGACGACCGCAAGGATGCGCTGGATGAGTTGCTGGCGCGCTGCCAGGTAAATCTGGTGGTGGACAACCATGGCCGCAACGCCGCCCCCGTGGTGGTGGAGGACAACCCCACTGCGCGCACCTTGTTTGGCAGCATCGAGCACGGCTCGGACACCGACACGGTACAAGCCGACCACGCCAGCATCCACGCAGGCAGCCTGCTCAAGGCCCACGGCGGCTTCATCCTGCTGCACCTGCACGACCTGGCCGCCGAAGAAGGCCTGTGGCCACGCCTGCGCCGCTTTCTGCGCTGCGGCCGCCTGCAGATCGAGGAAGGCGGTGGCAACCCGGCACACGGTGGCGGCGGTGGCGGCGGTGGCGGCGGTGGCGGCGGTGGCGGCGGTGGCAGCGCCACCCTGCAACCCGAGCCCGTGGATGTGGACGTCAAGATCGTGCTGATCGGCTCAGTGGACGAGTACTACGCCTTGCAAGAGGCCGACCCCGACGCGGCACGCCGCTTTCGGGTGAAGGTGGATTTTTCAGACCACTTTGCCGCCACCCCCACCACCCACCGCGCCACCGCCATCCTGGTGGCGCATTGCTGCAAAAAACGTGGCCTGCCCCACTTTGCGCCCGACGCCGTGGCCCTGCTGCTGGAGCAAACCCACCGCGAGGCCGACGACCAAGGCCGCCAGAGCGCACGTTTTGCGCACACCGAAGCCCTGGCCATCGAAAGCGCCACACTGGGCCAGACACGCCACAGCAGCTTGGTGCAAGCACCTGATGTGCTGGCAGCACTGAGCGCCCGCACCCAACGCCACAACCAACCAGAACAAGAACTGCACGAATCCATCACCGAAGGTGAACGCCTCATCACCCTGCACGGCACCGTGGCGGGCCAGATCAACGCCATGACGCAGATTGACCTGGGCGACTACCGCTTCGGCTTTCCGGTGCGCATCACGGCGCGCACGTTCGCGGGGCAGGAGGGCCTGCTCAACATCGAGCGCGAGGTGGATATGTCCGGCCCCATCCACGACAAGGGCGTGCTCATCCTGCACAGCTACCTCACGGCACTGTTCAGCCACGTGGCACCACTGGCGCTGAACGCGTCCATCGTCTTCGAGCAGGAATACAGCGGCGTGGAGGGCGACTCCGCCTCGTGCGCCGAGCTGTATGCGCTGCTGTCCAGCCTGTCAGACCTGCCGCTGCGCCAGGGCATTGCAGTGACAGGCGCATTGAACCAGCACGGCGAAGTGCTGCCCGTGGGCGGTATCAACGAAAAGATCGAAGGCTGGTTCCAGGCCTGTGTAGCAGCAGGGCTCGATGGCACGCAAGGCGTGCTCATCCCCGCCCGCAATCAGCGCCACCTGATGCTGGACCGCACCATCCTCGACGCGGTCGATCGTGGCCTGTTCAGCGTCTACACCATGGGCCACGTCAGCGAGGGCATCGCGCTGCTGACCGGCGAGGCCTCGGGCATGAGCCCGGCCGAGCTGCTGCAGGCCCAGGCAGACGTCGCGGCCCAGGTGGCCGATACCGTGCTGCACCGCGCAGAGCAGACCCTGCGCGCCTACCGGCGCGCGTGCCAGAGCGCGGGACACACGCGGCGCGGACGGGGTGGATTGCGGCGCGGCAACCAATAGCCAACGACCGTCCACGCCGCCATCTCCATCCCTCTGCGCCACACTTTCTCCATACCGCCGTGACCCACCCGATCCCACCACACGCCAGCGCGCTCGACCCAGCCACGGTGGGTGAGATCATCCAGATGGCGCTCAGCGACCACGTGAGCTTTGCCCAAATCCGTGCCGTGCACGGGCTGCACCACGACGAGGTCAAGGCCCTCATGCGCACCCACCTGGCACCCGGCAGCTATCGCGCCTGGCGCAAGCGGGTGAGACGGTTTGCGGATCAGCGGGCCAACTACAAGTAACACGGGCGGCCCAGACCTTGCAGGCCCCCACTCCGCTGGCATCCGTGGCGCGCCGATGGAATCTGCTCTGATGGCTCGGCACGATTGCGACGGTGTATCGGTAACGAAGTTGGGGCTTGAAAAGGAAGGCGATGCGCGCAAACCGCATCGCGGGCTGTTACTCCAGTGCGCCCTCGGACGACCGATTCGGGCCCGACGCAGTTTGTCGTTGGACGCCATAGCCATCGCACAATCCGCCAGTTCCTATCCGTTTGGACGTTTGGACGCTGCCTCACGCAATTTGCCCATGCACCGTTGTCGATGAAAGCGATTCATGCATAAACAACGTATGAAAGAACAACTTCTCAAGCCGGGATTTTTCCAATGTATCGTGCGCACATGCTGCATGAATTCCTACTCGCAAATCGTCGCGCACTGATTGATCGTTGCCGCACAAAGGTTTCCTTGCGCTCAGACGGCGTTGCATCGGAAGAACTCCCGCACGGTGTCACCGTATTTCTGGATCAACTCATTGAAACCCTGATGGCGGAACAAGCCGCAGACCCCCTGCGCAGCCAACAGATCTCAGGGCTTTCGGGTGGGCTCAGCCTTGCACCATCGGAAATCAGCGATGCCGCTACCCGATATGGAAAAGAGTTGATTGGCAGTGGCTTCACGATCGAAGAAGTGGTGCACAACTATGGCGACTTGTGCCAAGCAATTTCCGATCTCGCATTGGAGACCGGCACAGAGGTGCGAGCTGACGAGTTTCGATCCCTCAGCCGTTGCCTGGACAATGCCATCGCCAACGCCGTGACCGAATACATTCACCAGCGTGATCTTCTGGCTGAAACCAAACAAGCACATGCGCTGAATGAACGGTTGGGCGTCTTCGCGCACGAGCTGCGCAACCTATTGTTTGCTGCCAAGCTGGCAACACGGGCGATCAAAGCCGGCAATGTCGGCGTGGACGGTGCAACGGCAGGGGTATTGGATCGCTCGCTCGCCGGTATGAGCCATCTGATTGACCGCTCGCTCGCGGAAGTCCGCGTGACGGCGGGCATAGCGGCGCAGCGGCATCCATTTTCATTGGTCGACTTTATCGCGGAGATCAGGCTCTCGGCCACGCTGGATGCACAGGTCAAGGGTTGTGCGTTCACTGTGTCGGCGGTAGACCGATCGCTTGCAATTGATGCAGACCGGGATCTGATGCTGGCAGCCGTCGGCAATCTGCTGCAGAACGCCTTCAAGTTTTCTCCCCCGATCGGAGGGGTCGTGGGCCTTGAGGCACGCGCATCAGGGAATCGAATTCTGATTGAGGTGCAGGACAACGGAGAAGGACTTTCCGAGGATGCAATGCTGACACTGTTTCAACCCTTTACCCAAGTAGGCAAGGACCGCAGCGGCATGGGACTTGGACTTTCGATCTCGCGCCGCAGTGTGGAGGCGAACGACGGCACTCTCAGCGTGCGCAAGGCGCCCGTCGCAGGCTGCATTTTCACCATCGAAATGCCTCGCCACACGTTGCCGGCAGGCGCCAGCATTCATTCGTAACACGACGTCCCCACAGGCTGAGCCGTTGCTTGCAAGCACAGGAACGAGGCTGATCTGCCTTGACGACAGCGCCACAGAAAGCCCCAACCGGACCTTCTCCGATAGTTGACCTTGAGACCGCTCCTGGCCGATGGCGACCATCGAAGTCAAGCCTCCACGCCCTCCGTTGAAATTTTGAAAAATAGCCGCTGGCGCCCATCTGGGATCGATCTTCGGTATCAAAACCATAGCAGGCATCCGACACTCACCACGGCAGTTTTTCCCCGCTGTAGGCATAAAAACTGCCCGTTTCGTCCGCTCCCAACCCATCCAGCACCCGCAGCATGTCGCCCGCCGCATCGGCTGCGGGACGGCCTATTTCTGCGCCGTTGAACGGGGCGGACAGGGCCGAGTCCACCGTGCCTGGGTGCAGCGCCACCAGCACGGCCTGCGGGTGAGTTCGGGCTACTTCGATGGATGCCGTTTTGAGCAGCATGTTGAGCGCGGCCTTGGAGGCACGGTAGCTGTACCAGCCGCCCAGGCGGTTGTCGCCAATGCTGCCCACCTTGGCCGAGAGCACGGCCAGCAGACCGCGCTCCTGCTTGGGCAACAGCGGCGCAAAGTGGGCCAACACCAGCGCGGGACCGAAGGTGTTGGTGCCGAAGGTGGCCTCCATCTGCGCATAGTTCATCTGGCCCAGGCGCTTCTCGGGCAGGCCTTGGGGGCCATGCAGCATGCCAGCCGCATGGATGATGCAGTGCCACGGCCCCTGGGCCTTGAGATGCTGCGCGGCGTGGGCGATGGTGGCCTCGTCGTCCAGGTCCACCGCAGGGCTCGTGTGGCGGCCCAGGCCCACGGCCAGGGCGCAGCGGGGGTCGGCCCGCAGGTGGGCCAGAAATGCGCAGCCGATGGCGCCGGTGGCACCGATGACGAGGGCGCGGTAGCCCTCGGGCAGGGAGGCGAGGGATCGGGTGGGCATAGGTTGGTTCCTCGGATCAATGTGTGCGAGCCCACCAACGTTCGGGCTGAGCTTGTCGAAGCCAGGGCATGGGTGCGGCCTTCGACAGGCTCAGGCTGAACGGGGCTGCGATGGAGGTGCGGCCCTTCGCAAAGCCCAGCGCGAGCGGGGGGTGGTGGCGAATGGTGAGCATGGCAGCCGCTACAGCGCATGGAGCCGCATGCGCAGGTCGGCGGCGTGTTCACGCAGCGCATCGAGCTGCGGGCCCTGCATCTTCTGCAACTGGCGGTAGACCATTCCGAGGCGAAAGTTGCGGCCCAGCGCGCCTTCGTTGCGCGCAAAAAAGTCCCAGTACAGCGCGTTGTAGGGACAGGCGCGGTCGCCCACCTTGAGCTTCTTGTCGTAGTGGCAGCCTTTGCAGTAGTCGCCCATGCGGTCGATGTAGGCCGCGCTGCTCACATAGGGTTTGGTGGCCAGCAGGCCGCCGTCGGCAAACTGGCTCATGCCCACGGTGTTGGGCACTTCCACCCATTCAAACGCGTCGATGTACACGCCCAGGTACCAGCGGTGCACGGCGGCGGGGTCCAACCCCGCCAACAACGCAAAGTTGCCGATGACCATGAGGCGCTGGATATGGTGGGCATACGCATGCTCCAGTGACTGGCCCACGGCGTGCTGCAGGCAGCGCATGCGGGTGTTACCCGTCCAGAACCATTCGGGCAATGGTGCGCTGTGGCCCAGGGCGTTGCGCTCGTCGTATCCGGGCATGTGGGCCCAGTAAATGCCGCGCACATATTCGCGCCAGCCGAGGATCTGGCGGATGAAACCCTCTACCGCTGGCAGGGGCGCAGCGCCTGCGTGGTGCGCGGCCTGGGCGCGCTGCACCACCTCGTGCGGGCGCAGCATTTTGGTGTTGAGCGCGAAGGACAGCAGCGAGTGGAACAGTCGATTGCTCTGTGTGCTCATGGCGTCTTCATAAGCGCCAAAGTGCGGCAGCGTGGTCGTGATGAAGTGGTCGAGCCACGCCAGGGCTTCGGACCGATTCAGCGGCCAGCGCAGCGCAGCGGCTTGGGGGTTGCCGAAGCTTGGCACGCCTGCCGCCTGGATGGTGACCCACAGGGCGCTGTGGTCGTGCGTGGGGCGTTCGTCCGGCGGCAGCTCCGGTGTGCCAGGCCATGGCTTGCGATTGTCGTGGTCGTAGTTCCACTGGCCGCCTTCGGGCTCGCCCGCTGCGTCGATCAGCACCTGGTGGCGCTGGCGCATGCGGCGGTAGAAGTGCTCCATGAGCCACTGCTTGCGGCCCTGGAAGACCTCGGCCATTTCGGTGCGGGTGGTGTAGAAGTGCTCGCTGCTGACGGCCTGCACGGCAAAGCTTTGCTGTGTACCCCAGGTGCGCAGTTGCTCGTCCAGCCGCCATTCGTCAGGGTGCTGGTATTGCAGCGTGTGCGCACCGTAGTGGGCCATGAGGGCGGCCAGGTTGTCAGGCATCGACTGGCGGTTGCTGGCGTCATCGATCGCCACGTAGCGCACGCGGTGCCCGGCCTCGCGCAGGTAGCGGGCCAGGTCGCGCATGGCGGCAAAGATGGCGAGGATCTTTTGCGCGTGGTGCAGCACGTAGTCGGTCTCTTGCCGCACTTCCATCAGCACGTAGACCACGCCCTCGTCCTGCGTGGCAAACCATGAATGCTCGGGGTTGAGCTGGTCGCCCAGCAGCAGGCGCAGGGTGTGGGTTCGCGGTTGTGGCGTGGTCATATCGTGCCCCACATGCGGCGGTAGCTGCCATCGGCGTCGTGGTCCTGCGTTTGCTTCACGGGGTTGAAGCGGCGCCCACCGCGCGGGTCAGTGCCGCGCCCGGCGATGTAGAGCCAGTTGGCCTGGTTGCTGTACACGTCGTAGTCCACCAGTTGCGATTCAAACCACGCAGCGCCTGCGCGCCAGTCACTGTGCAGGTCGTAGATGAGGTAGCTGGCCACCACCTGCCGCAGGCGGTTGCTCAGGTAGCCGGTGGCGGCCAGCTCGCGCATGGCGGCGTCCACCAACGGCTCGCCGGTACGGCCCTGGCACCAGCGCTCAAAGCCCTGCGCGTTGTGCGTGTCTGGGGGC includes:
- the hemH gene encoding ferrochelatase; translation: MPSFHPEPPYTHGQAERTAVLLCNLGTPDEPTAPAVRRYLAQFLGDHRVVEIPRLVWWPILHGIILRTRPAKSAAKYASVWTPEGSPLAHWTAKQATLLRGWLGEAGHAVLVRHAMRYGNPSIASQLDALKAEGATRILILPLYPQYSATTTASVFDAVYTWAAATRNVPELRFVNRYHDAPGYIDALARTIETHWKTHGQPDQLVMSFHGVPERTLHLGDPYHCEARKTGRLLAERLGLREERYRITFQSRFGKAKWLEPYTQPTIEALGKAGTRRIDVVCPGFTSDCLETLEEINMEVREAFLHAGGQEFHYIPCLNDNPYWITALSRVAQQHLAGWPTEAPTSAALADARSHALAGGAPAGACPVAH
- a CDS encoding Lon protease family protein; its protein translation is MPAFALASHQLRLTIAPESLGFASTAELQDLPLPWIGQERAQAAAQFGLAMQQPDYHLFVLGEVGSGRASLLRQAMHEAATARPVPPDLCYLHHFDSPDRPRALRLPAGQGRQLRLGLADMARSLQADIPKRLAHPDFKAEAERIEKTWQTQESEAFAVLDAFAEARQFRLTREAGHMVFTLAGPKGQSLTENEARALPRERRAEIDAAEQELRTEITRFLESTRPLERARDDALATLRRQTVKPLVDHPLQEIRQGLRKQIKDSVKLTQWLDQVERTVLDHIDLFEPGDTEQNADAEDDRKDALDELLARCQVNLVVDNHGRNAAPVVVEDNPTARTLFGSIEHGSDTDTVQADHASIHAGSLLKAHGGFILLHLHDLAAEEGLWPRLRRFLRCGRLQIEEGGGNPAHGGGGGGGGGGGGGGGGGSATLQPEPVDVDVKIVLIGSVDEYYALQEADPDAARRFRVKVDFSDHFAATPTTHRATAILVAHCCKKRGLPHFAPDAVALLLEQTHREADDQGRQSARFAHTEALAIESATLGQTRHSSLVQAPDVLAALSARTQRHNQPEQELHESITEGERLITLHGTVAGQINAMTQIDLGDYRFGFPVRITARTFAGQEGLLNIEREVDMSGPIHDKGVLILHSYLTALFSHVAPLALNASIVFEQEYSGVEGDSASCAELYALLSSLSDLPLRQGIAVTGALNQHGEVLPVGGINEKIEGWFQACVAAGLDGTQGVLIPARNQRHLMLDRTILDAVDRGLFSVYTMGHVSEGIALLTGEASGMSPAELLQAQADVAAQVADTVLHRAEQTLRAYRRACQSAGHTRRGRGGLRRGNQ
- a CDS encoding DUF2805 domain-containing protein, which produces MTHPIPPHASALDPATVGEIIQMALSDHVSFAQIRAVHGLHHDEVKALMRTHLAPGSYRAWRKRVRRFADQRANYK
- a CDS encoding HAMP domain-containing sensor histidine kinase — translated: MLHEFLLANRRALIDRCRTKVSLRSDGVASEELPHGVTVFLDQLIETLMAEQAADPLRSQQISGLSGGLSLAPSEISDAATRYGKELIGSGFTIEEVVHNYGDLCQAISDLALETGTEVRADEFRSLSRCLDNAIANAVTEYIHQRDLLAETKQAHALNERLGVFAHELRNLLFAAKLATRAIKAGNVGVDGATAGVLDRSLAGMSHLIDRSLAEVRVTAGIAAQRHPFSLVDFIAEIRLSATLDAQVKGCAFTVSAVDRSLAIDADRDLMLAAVGNLLQNAFKFSPPIGGVVGLEARASGNRILIEVQDNGEGLSEDAMLTLFQPFTQVGKDRSGMGLGLSISRRSVEANDGTLSVRKAPVAGCIFTIEMPRHTLPAGASIHS
- a CDS encoding SDR family NAD(P)-dependent oxidoreductase, whose amino-acid sequence is MPTRSLASLPEGYRALVIGATGAIGCAFLAHLRADPRCALAVGLGRHTSPAVDLDDEATIAHAAQHLKAQGPWHCIIHAAGMLHGPQGLPEKRLGQMNYAQMEATFGTNTFGPALVLAHFAPLLPKQERGLLAVLSAKVGSIGDNRLGGWYSYRASKAALNMLLKTASIEVARTHPQAVLVALHPGTVDSALSAPFNGAEIGRPAADAAGDMLRVLDGLGADETGSFYAYSGEKLPW
- a CDS encoding cryptochrome/photolyase family protein, which codes for MTTPQPRTHTLRLLLGDQLNPEHSWFATQDEGVVYVLMEVRQETDYVLHHAQKILAIFAAMRDLARYLREAGHRVRYVAIDDASNRQSMPDNLAALMAHYGAHTLQYQHPDEWRLDEQLRTWGTQQSFAVQAVSSEHFYTTRTEMAEVFQGRKQWLMEHFYRRMRQRHQVLIDAAGEPEGGQWNYDHDNRKPWPGTPELPPDERPTHDHSALWVTIQAAGVPSFGNPQAAALRWPLNRSEALAWLDHFITTTLPHFGAYEDAMSTQSNRLFHSLLSFALNTKMLRPHEVVQRAQAAHHAGAAPLPAVEGFIRQILGWREYVRGIYWAHMPGYDERNALGHSAPLPEWFWTGNTRMRCLQHAVGQSLEHAYAHHIQRLMVIGNFALLAGLDPAAVHRWYLGVYIDAFEWVEVPNTVGMSQFADGGLLATKPYVSSAAYIDRMGDYCKGCHYDKKLKVGDRACPYNALYWDFFARNEGALGRNFRLGMVYRQLQKMQGPQLDALREHAADLRMRLHAL